From a region of the Candidatus Binatia bacterium genome:
- a CDS encoding lipid-transfer protein, with product MGRKVYVIGVGMTKFEKPGSRNWDYPDMAREAGEKALADAGIEYGLVEQVAVGYCYGDSTCGQRAVYQLGLTGVPIYNVNNNCATGSTALFMAKQFVEAGIADCAMALGFEKMEKGSLGAKFTDRINPMDKQFELMVSLRGFAKAPPAPQFFGNAGREHMDRYGTKPEHFAKIGWKNHKHSVNNPYSQFQDEYTLEQILNAPMVYEPLTKLQCCPTSDGSGAAILASEDFVKRHNLQARAVEIAGMAMATDLPSTFGEQSCIKLVGYDMSRTAAQKVYEQSGLGPENVDVVELHDCFSCNELVTYEALGLCPEGKAGEFVDSGANTYGGKVVVNPSGGLISKGHPLGATGLAQCAELTWQLRGAADKRQVKGAKVGLQHNLGLGGAAVVTMYRKN from the coding sequence ATGGGGCGCAAGGTCTACGTCATCGGCGTCGGCATGACCAAGTTCGAAAAGCCGGGTTCGCGCAATTGGGACTACCCGGACATGGCCAGGGAGGCCGGAGAGAAGGCGCTGGCGGATGCCGGCATAGAATACGGCCTGGTCGAGCAGGTAGCGGTCGGTTACTGCTACGGCGACTCCACCTGCGGGCAGCGCGCCGTTTACCAACTCGGTCTTACCGGGGTGCCCATCTACAACGTGAACAACAACTGCGCCACCGGATCGACCGCCCTGTTCATGGCGAAGCAGTTCGTCGAGGCGGGTATTGCCGATTGCGCCATGGCGCTCGGTTTCGAGAAGATGGAGAAGGGCTCGCTCGGGGCCAAGTTTACCGACCGCATCAACCCCATGGACAAGCAGTTCGAGTTGATGGTGTCGCTGCGCGGCTTTGCCAAAGCGCCGCCGGCGCCGCAGTTCTTCGGTAACGCCGGACGCGAGCACATGGACCGCTACGGCACCAAGCCGGAGCACTTCGCCAAGATCGGTTGGAAGAACCACAAGCACTCGGTGAACAACCCGTACTCGCAGTTCCAGGACGAATACACGCTCGAGCAGATCCTCAACGCCCCGATGGTATACGAACCCCTGACGAAGCTGCAGTGCTGCCCGACGTCGGACGGCTCGGGAGCGGCCATCCTCGCCAGCGAGGATTTCGTCAAGCGGCATAATCTGCAGGCCCGCGCGGTGGAAATCGCCGGTATGGCGATGGCCACCGACCTCCCCAGCACCTTTGGCGAGCAAAGCTGCATCAAGCTCGTTGGCTACGACATGTCTCGGACGGCGGCGCAGAAGGTGTACGAGCAGAGCGGTCTCGGACCGGAAAACGTCGACGTGGTCGAGTTGCACGATTGCTTCTCGTGCAACGAATTGGTGACCTACGAAGCCCTCGGTCTCTGTCCCGAAGGCAAGGCGGGCGAGTTCGTCGATTCCGGAGCCAACACGTACGGCGGCAAGGTGGTCGTCAACCCCTCCGGCGGTTTGATCTCCAAGGGGCATCCGCTTGGAGCCACCGGCCTGGCCCAGTGTGCCGAGCTGACGTGGCAGTTACGCGGCGCAGCCGATAAGCGGCAAGTAAAGGGTGCGAAGGTCGGGCTGCAGCATAATCTCGGCCTCGGCGGCGCTGCCGTCGTGACCATGTACCGCAAGAACTAG
- a CDS encoding Ppx/GppA family phosphatase — MRVAAIDIGSNSVHMIVAQVETDGRFRVLDRAKDMVRLGERTLTNGRLSADAMNAGIRTLAAFKKLGERHGVMRFKAVATSAVREARNGGDFVQRVRDEVGLRVKVIPGREEARLIYLGVRHAIDLRPEPTLIVDAGGGSVELVFTEEGRAVAFHSLKIGVTRLTERFIRDDPPSGKELDELEKFLAAELEPALSRAAKRPTRRIVATSGTLLNLVAIAASLRGEPPEGRLHNFAVSASDIGRARRAVVKADRKQRLDVKGLEAKRVDLIVAGACLADFILRRIDAREIIACTWALREGVLLEFIARHRHGIEEIQRFADPRRLSVARFARHLGEMGDHPEHVARLALQLYDQLEQDLGLEPESRDWLEYAALLHDIGHHIGHKDHQRHSYYLITNGELLGFRRDELEIIALTARYHRKGPPKDSDDGYRVLSRADRNTVRALSAILRVADGLDRSHYGVVKDVAVQRRGDKLTLLLRTAGDDAALEVWEAERRTGLLAEELGVDVALQVQDESSHGERPVLSAREAHRA, encoded by the coding sequence ATGCGAGTCGCGGCAATCGATATCGGTAGCAATTCCGTTCACATGATCGTGGCCCAGGTCGAGACCGACGGGCGGTTTCGGGTTCTCGACCGGGCTAAGGACATGGTGCGCCTCGGCGAGCGGACACTAACCAACGGTCGGCTGTCGGCCGACGCCATGAACGCGGGCATTCGGACTCTGGCCGCCTTCAAGAAGCTCGGGGAGCGACATGGAGTAATGCGCTTCAAGGCGGTGGCCACGAGTGCGGTACGCGAAGCGCGAAACGGCGGCGACTTCGTGCAGCGCGTGCGCGACGAGGTCGGGTTGCGGGTGAAAGTCATCCCGGGACGCGAAGAGGCCCGCCTGATCTATCTCGGCGTGCGTCACGCCATCGATCTGCGGCCGGAACCGACGTTGATCGTCGATGCGGGAGGGGGCAGCGTCGAGCTCGTATTCACGGAGGAGGGCCGGGCCGTGGCATTCCACAGCCTGAAGATCGGTGTCACCCGCCTTACGGAGCGCTTCATCCGCGACGACCCACCCTCGGGCAAGGAATTGGACGAACTTGAAAAGTTCCTGGCCGCGGAACTGGAGCCCGCACTGAGTCGGGCCGCCAAGCGCCCAACGCGACGCATTGTGGCAACCTCGGGCACGTTGTTGAATTTGGTGGCAATCGCGGCATCGTTGCGGGGTGAACCACCGGAGGGGCGGCTGCACAACTTCGCGGTCAGCGCATCCGATATCGGGCGCGCGCGTCGGGCGGTCGTCAAGGCGGATCGCAAGCAACGTCTCGACGTCAAGGGGCTCGAAGCGAAGCGCGTGGACCTCATCGTTGCCGGGGCCTGCCTCGCTGACTTCATCTTGCGCCGCATAGATGCACGCGAGATCATCGCGTGCACCTGGGCACTTCGAGAGGGAGTCTTACTGGAGTTTATCGCCCGGCATCGCCACGGCATCGAGGAGATCCAGCGATTTGCCGACCCGCGCCGCCTCAGTGTCGCCCGGTTTGCGCGTCACCTGGGGGAAATGGGCGACCATCCCGAGCACGTCGCCCGCCTCGCGTTACAGCTCTACGATCAACTGGAACAGGATCTCGGTCTCGAGCCGGAGTCGCGCGACTGGCTGGAGTACGCCGCGCTACTGCACGACATCGGCCACCATATCGGACACAAGGACCATCAGCGGCATTCGTACTATCTGATTACCAATGGGGAGCTGCTGGGTTTTCGGCGCGATGAGCTGGAGATCATTGCCCTGACAGCGCGCTACCATCGCAAAGGTCCGCCAAAGGATTCCGACGACGGCTATCGAGTGTTGTCGCGAGCCGACCGGAACACCGTGCGCGCCTTGAGTGCCATCTTGCGCGTCGCCGACGGTCTCGATCGCAGCCATTATGGGGTCGTCAAGGACGTCGCCGTGCAGCGGCGGGGAGATAAGCTCACGCTGCTGCTGCGCACCGCGGGGGACGATGCGGCGTTGGAGGTCTGGGAGGCCGAACGCCGTACCGGCTTGCTGGCCGAGGAACTCGGGGTTGACGTGGCGCTGCAGGTTCAGGATGAATCGTCGCATGGCGAACGTCCTGTCCTCTCCGCGCGGGAAGCCCATCGAGCCTAG
- the sixA gene encoding phosphohistidine phosphatase SixA, producing the protein MKTTLYLVRHGIAEPPQGSAPDADRRLTPVGRRRLRRAATGLARLGLQPAAILTSPLLRARETAAILAAALTPGGEVEVFARLEGGHVPADVVAGLHRHRAAGSLMLVGHQPDLGRLASYLLAGNPGVVDLPFKKGAVAAVEVSGLPPQGSGLLRWFLTPGQLRAIAR; encoded by the coding sequence ATGAAGACGACGCTGTATCTCGTCAGGCACGGTATCGCCGAACCTCCGCAAGGGAGCGCGCCTGACGCCGATCGGAGGCTCACGCCGGTTGGCCGTCGGCGCCTGCGTCGGGCGGCGACCGGCCTGGCGCGCCTCGGCCTGCAACCGGCGGCAATCCTTACGAGCCCGCTGCTTCGAGCCCGGGAAACGGCAGCGATTCTGGCGGCGGCCCTGACGCCGGGAGGAGAGGTGGAGGTGTTCGCCCGCCTCGAAGGCGGACATGTTCCAGCGGATGTCGTAGCTGGTTTGCACCGGCACCGGGCGGCCGGGTCGCTCATGCTCGTGGGACATCAGCCGGACCTCGGCCGGCTGGCTTCGTATCTCCTCGCCGGCAACCCCGGGGTCGTCGACCTGCCGTTCAAGAAGGGGGCGGTGGCCGCCGTCGAGGTTTCGGGTTTGCCTCCACAAGGGTCAGGCCTGTTACGCTGGTTCCTGACTCCCGGTCAACTGCGGGCCATCGCTCGCTGA
- a CDS encoding CHAD domain-containing protein, with translation MTDVAIATELEAKLLVTDPADLTRIARLARIGPYPLSRRDMVRLHSVYLDTSNHVLARHGVALRLRRCAGRWEVTLKYEGRQRGVLHERTELTLPIERAPRLPFQLTDPELRRRLTALVAGRELEASVVTDIRRRRIDVLAAAAPADAGAIAELCLDRVRVGGVPPHDRTLEYCEVEIEATGGSRQDINAMARSLRRVFELAPAHDSKLARGLRLLYGAEALRPAGAPLTADDTVEQAVRKIAGRLLQRLRRCDPGTRLGEDVEALHDMRVATRRLRALVRALGGGVPTALRGRLETELRWLGQTLGGARDADVQLNNVRGFAAGAPPGHRGGLKKLVEYLERERQARRTAMLADLDSERYTALLLSLEQFADGPARSRAAAAREPIAAAGRRAIKRAFRRLLKRGQRVEAAAPAPEDLHALRIRAKRVRYLLEFMRELTGKPGRRLTRQLVRLQDLLGAYHDAVVAADFVRQFVEGPGKEVPPSTLLALGALVGSDLRVAERTRADFQRTWKRFARPRNLDTLENLLAALETAARAKPVRQGQAGETAEDA, from the coding sequence ATGACCGACGTCGCGATTGCCACCGAGCTGGAAGCCAAGTTGCTGGTCACCGATCCGGCCGATCTGACCCGCATTGCGCGGCTGGCGCGTATCGGGCCGTACCCCCTGAGTCGTCGGGACATGGTGCGTCTGCACAGTGTCTATTTGGATACCTCGAATCACGTGCTTGCCCGTCACGGGGTTGCCCTGCGCCTGCGGCGTTGCGCCGGTCGCTGGGAGGTTACCCTGAAATATGAAGGGCGGCAGCGAGGGGTCTTGCACGAGCGCACCGAGCTGACGTTGCCGATCGAGCGGGCCCCGCGGCTGCCGTTCCAGCTCACCGATCCCGAGCTGCGACGGCGCCTCACGGCCCTGGTCGCGGGTCGTGAACTCGAAGCGTCCGTGGTGACGGATATCCGGCGCCGCCGGATCGACGTTCTGGCGGCGGCAGCGCCGGCCGACGCCGGGGCAATCGCCGAACTGTGTTTGGATCGTGTCCGTGTCGGCGGCGTGCCGCCGCACGACCGGACGCTGGAATACTGCGAGGTCGAGATCGAGGCTACGGGCGGCAGTCGCCAGGACATCAACGCGATGGCGCGCAGTCTGCGGCGGGTGTTCGAGTTGGCTCCGGCGCACGATTCGAAGCTGGCGCGGGGGTTGCGCCTGCTCTACGGAGCGGAGGCGCTGCGTCCGGCTGGCGCACCGCTGACGGCCGACGATACCGTCGAGCAGGCTGTGCGCAAGATCGCCGGTCGACTGCTCCAGCGCTTACGGCGCTGCGATCCGGGCACGCGACTCGGCGAAGATGTAGAGGCGCTGCACGACATGCGGGTCGCAACCCGCCGCCTGCGGGCGCTCGTGCGCGCACTGGGAGGGGGAGTCCCCACGGCGCTCCGCGGCCGCCTGGAAACCGAACTGCGCTGGTTGGGCCAGACGCTGGGCGGCGCGCGAGATGCCGATGTACAGTTAAACAATGTGCGTGGTTTTGCCGCGGGCGCACCGCCCGGACATCGTGGCGGACTGAAAAAGCTGGTCGAGTACCTGGAACGGGAACGTCAGGCCCGGCGCACGGCGATGCTCGCCGACCTCGATTCCGAGCGTTACACGGCGCTCCTGTTGAGTCTGGAGCAGTTCGCCGACGGGCCGGCGCGATCGCGGGCTGCCGCGGCCCGCGAACCGATCGCCGCAGCCGGGCGGCGGGCCATCAAACGGGCCTTTCGGCGCCTTCTGAAACGGGGGCAGCGCGTCGAGGCGGCGGCGCCCGCACCCGAGGATCTGCACGCGCTGCGCATCCGCGCAAAACGCGTCCGCTATCTGCTCGAGTTCATGCGCGAGCTTACCGGCAAGCCGGGCCGCCGCCTGACTCGCCAGTTGGTCCGCTTGCAGGATCTCCTTGGAGCTTATCATGATGCGGTGGTGGCCGCCGACTTCGTGCGCCAGTTCGTCGAGGGACCCGGCAAGGAGGTTCCGCCGTCGACGCTATTGGCACTCGGTGCGCTGGTCGGCAGCGACTTGCGGGTTGCGGAACGCACGCGGGCCGACTTCCAGCGCACCTGGAAGCGGTTCGCCCGCCCACGGAATCTCGACACGCTGGAGAACTTGCTTGCCGCTCTGGAAACGGCTGCAAGAGCGAAGCCTGTCCGGCAGGGCCAGGCCGGGGAAACCGCGGAGGACGCATGA
- a CDS encoding ABC transporter ATP-binding protein, with amino-acid sequence MLCKRYEHVEAVAGLSFEIGQGEVFGLLGPNGAGKTSTISMVATRLRPTSGDAFVFGRSILRDVAAVRQTIGVVPQDIALYPRLTAAENVRFFGRMYGVPKAELERRLDELLEEVGLDARRNDPVATFSGGMKRRLNLAVSLVHRPQLVLLDEPTVGVDPHSRENIFSIVRNLRESGTAILYTTHYMEEAELLCDRIGIMDEGKIITMGGLDELLAAAGCTEIVEVRGIPPGGDMTRWQRLPGVCKAETTESGVRLFVTSATPVLAPLSQVMSRLPGEPSVQIAPMSLQTLFLQLTGKELRD; translated from the coding sequence ATGCTGTGCAAGCGCTACGAGCACGTGGAAGCGGTCGCCGGCCTGAGTTTCGAGATCGGGCAGGGCGAGGTGTTCGGCTTGCTGGGCCCCAACGGCGCCGGGAAGACGTCGACCATTTCCATGGTCGCGACTCGCCTGCGGCCGACCTCCGGGGACGCTTTCGTGTTTGGTCGCAGCATCCTCCGTGACGTCGCCGCGGTCCGACAGACGATCGGCGTCGTCCCCCAGGACATTGCCCTGTATCCGCGTCTGACGGCGGCGGAAAACGTGCGCTTTTTCGGCCGCATGTACGGCGTCCCGAAAGCGGAACTGGAGCGTCGCCTCGATGAGCTGCTGGAGGAGGTGGGTCTGGACGCGCGGCGCAACGACCCGGTGGCCACGTTCTCGGGCGGCATGAAACGGCGCCTCAACCTGGCCGTCAGCCTGGTGCACCGGCCGCAATTGGTCCTGCTGGACGAGCCGACGGTGGGGGTGGATCCGCACTCGCGGGAGAACATTTTTTCGATCGTCCGCAACTTGCGCGAGAGCGGAACGGCGATTCTCTATACCACTCACTACATGGAAGAAGCGGAGCTGCTGTGCGACCGCATCGGGATCATGGACGAGGGCAAGATCATTACCATGGGAGGCCTCGACGAACTGCTGGCGGCAGCCGGTTGTACGGAGATCGTGGAGGTCCGCGGGATACCGCCGGGTGGAGACATGACCCGCTGGCAGCGCCTGCCGGGTGTCTGCAAGGCGGAGACCACAGAGAGCGGTGTTCGTCTGTTCGTTACGAGCGCCACACCGGTGCTCGCGCCGTTAAGCCAGGTCATGAGCCGCCTGCCGGGCGAACCCTCGGTGCAGATCGCGCCGATGAGCCTGCAGACCTTGTTCCTGCAACTTACGGGCAAGGAGCTTCGCGACTGA
- a CDS encoding ABC transporter substrate-binding protein: MRRRDPIVAAAAAAFLCLIASPIAAAPSPLEYTRSILEQTRLIVDGQQPHNAKLTALSDLLKKFLDTDTMGRAALGNNWDKFKPDQQQEFLSLFRELFQRTYVQKLLLFERPDFEYVGEKIDKNTAQADTKIVTPRDEFAVVYRLRRDGERWLATDIQIEDLSLTTNFRRQLDRMLAKSTPEEVLSRMRRKYGPGGKGAEDEEL, from the coding sequence GTGCGGCGCCGCGATCCCATTGTCGCAGCCGCGGCTGCTGCGTTTCTCTGCCTGATCGCGTCGCCGATCGCGGCCGCTCCGTCGCCTTTGGAGTACACGCGATCCATCCTCGAGCAGACCCGCCTTATCGTCGATGGTCAGCAACCCCACAACGCCAAGCTAACCGCATTGTCCGACTTGCTGAAGAAGTTCCTCGACACGGACACCATGGGCCGCGCCGCGCTCGGAAACAACTGGGACAAGTTCAAGCCCGATCAACAGCAGGAGTTTCTGAGCCTCTTTCGGGAGTTGTTCCAGCGCACCTATGTTCAGAAGCTGCTGCTGTTCGAACGCCCCGACTTCGAGTACGTCGGGGAAAAGATCGACAAGAACACGGCCCAGGCCGATACGAAGATCGTTACCCCACGGGACGAGTTCGCCGTGGTCTATCGGCTACGCCGTGACGGCGAACGCTGGCTGGCCACCGACATTCAGATCGAGGACCTCAGCTTGACGACGAATTTCCGCCGACAGCTCGATCGCATGCTCGCGAAATCGACGCCGGAGGAGGTTCTCAGCCGGATGCGGCGCAAGTACGGCCCCGGTGGCAAGGGTGCGGAGGATGAGGAGCTGTGA
- a CDS encoding response regulator: protein MASDDGRRVRATRKRILIVDDEEDIRALLARLVRREGYEPVVACDGEEALRATAATRPDIMLLDVKMPGLDGIEVLHEVRRAWPDLPVIMITSQAGAADVRGALLAGARDFIKKPFDHAEVLGALRSIVAAGSEGAGAIDGWRNRASAGPA, encoded by the coding sequence ATGGCGAGCGACGACGGAAGGCGGGTTCGCGCCACAAGAAAGCGAATTCTGATCGTCGACGACGAGGAAGACATCCGCGCCCTGCTGGCGCGGCTGGTGCGCCGAGAAGGGTACGAGCCGGTGGTGGCCTGCGATGGCGAAGAGGCTCTGCGAGCGACCGCGGCGACGCGGCCGGACATTATGCTCCTCGACGTCAAGATGCCCGGTCTGGACGGGATCGAAGTGCTGCACGAGGTACGGCGGGCCTGGCCGGATCTGCCGGTGATCATGATCACCTCGCAAGCCGGCGCCGCCGACGTGCGCGGCGCACTGCTCGCCGGGGCGCGCGATTTCATCAAGAAGCCTTTCGATCATGCCGAGGTTCTGGGCGCCCTGCGCAGCATCGTCGCCGCCGGGTCGGAAGGGGCGGGGGCGATCGATGGATGGCGTAACCGGGCCTCGGCCGGGCCGGCCTGA
- a CDS encoding ABC transporter permease, whose translation MKLLRIMLKDLRLISRDYSAFVSILIVPLVIIFVIAETQSGEGTESIVFPIVNEDQGPVANALIKVFKQHLKVIEVDRSAAERLVAIENTAPAMLVLPGGMSKRYLTEKPSTVELLTDPAQWEALQAIRVIFLLADREAASLGDPFSEELLELKERNLTGKRLKFSSLEQNIPGFSVMFVLLSLIFSVAFGLREEEAWGTSARLSIAPVTQETVLGGKLLARMVVGTGQLLILLVFGHFAYGLSLGSSPATLVLAATCIVFSMACFSVIVAALARTREQIIPIGLSAVFILAALGGLWWPFFEQPKWMQAIGQGVMTSWSMFAIQDVMLRDRTLVQIAPKLAFLIGYGLISFAIGSRFFRYADK comes from the coding sequence GTGAAGCTGCTGCGCATCATGCTGAAGGATTTGCGGCTGATTTCGCGCGACTACTCGGCCTTCGTCTCGATCCTGATTGTGCCGCTGGTCATTATCTTCGTCATCGCCGAGACCCAGTCGGGCGAGGGTACGGAGAGCATCGTCTTCCCGATCGTCAATGAGGACCAGGGCCCGGTGGCCAATGCCCTCATCAAGGTCTTCAAACAACATCTTAAGGTAATCGAAGTCGACCGCTCTGCGGCCGAGCGCCTTGTCGCGATCGAAAACACCGCGCCCGCCATGCTCGTGCTGCCGGGCGGCATGAGCAAACGTTACCTGACGGAGAAGCCGAGCACCGTAGAGCTGCTGACCGACCCGGCGCAGTGGGAAGCACTGCAGGCGATCCGCGTGATCTTCCTGCTGGCGGATCGCGAGGCCGCCTCGCTCGGCGACCCGTTCAGCGAGGAACTGCTCGAGCTCAAGGAGCGCAACCTCACCGGCAAGAGGCTCAAATTCAGCTCGCTCGAACAGAACATTCCCGGGTTCAGCGTCATGTTCGTGCTGCTCAGTCTGATCTTCAGCGTCGCGTTCGGGCTGCGCGAGGAGGAGGCCTGGGGGACCAGTGCCCGCTTGTCGATCGCACCGGTAACTCAGGAGACCGTGCTCGGCGGGAAGCTGCTGGCCCGCATGGTTGTCGGCACCGGGCAGTTGCTCATCCTGCTCGTCTTTGGGCATTTCGCGTACGGGCTGTCGCTGGGAAGCTCGCCGGCGACGCTCGTTCTGGCCGCAACGTGCATCGTTTTCTCGATGGCCTGCTTCAGCGTTATTGTCGCGGCTCTGGCGCGGACCCGCGAGCAGATCATCCCGATCGGCCTTTCGGCCGTCTTTATCCTTGCCGCGCTCGGCGGTCTCTGGTGGCCCTTCTTCGAGCAACCGAAGTGGATGCAGGCGATCGGTCAGGGGGTCATGACGAGTTGGTCGATGTTCGCGATTCAAGACGTCATGTTGCGCGACCGAACGCTCGTGCAGATCGCGCCGAAACTCGCCTTCCTGATCGGCTACGGGCTGATCTCTTTTGCCATCGGCAGCCGTTTCTTCCGCTACGCGGACAAGTGA
- a CDS encoding TolC family protein, whose protein sequence is MRIRSKSWIIACAVVVGFVLGPITAARGNAAGSPYDLAACIRAALAGSPDLGAVAADLSAARAKLEEARARRWGTAEYVQLLGLVNEAKGSVLYSPNDKNDVFQGLGPFTRIDVEVNIPVYTFGKLDAALRAAQEGVQAEQARGDSKRADVILSVKQLYYGLILGRQLADVLHDNLDTLDQALSKTKRRLDEGSSAVTEIDLLKLQAGRARFARGVIEIDASLPLTRSALARAIGLDSAVDFEIADRKLKPIDATIEPLDNYIAEGPSRRPETRALQTGIAAQVARLDLEVAGYYPNVFVTTGFQYAWAGNRTEQTNPFAYDPFNFIAPIWIVGLQWDLNVFMTSAKIDGARAELQRLEAARREAATGLALEVHKAYAGLVQARDSVRVAEDGRKAGRGLLLLTVANFDLGIGEAEELFKAIGVYTEASSDYLRAVYDFNVAVGQLSKAVGRELAGLEY, encoded by the coding sequence GTGAGGATACGAAGCAAGTCCTGGATAATAGCCTGCGCCGTTGTCGTCGGCTTTGTGCTCGGCCCGATTACCGCGGCGCGGGGAAACGCGGCCGGCTCGCCCTACGACCTGGCCGCATGTATTCGCGCTGCGCTTGCGGGCAGCCCGGACCTCGGCGCCGTCGCCGCGGACCTGAGCGCGGCCCGCGCCAAGCTGGAAGAGGCCAGGGCACGACGCTGGGGAACGGCCGAATACGTTCAGCTCCTCGGTCTCGTCAACGAAGCCAAGGGCAGCGTTCTCTACTCGCCGAACGACAAGAACGACGTCTTTCAGGGCCTGGGACCGTTCACCCGGATCGATGTCGAGGTCAACATCCCGGTCTATACGTTCGGCAAACTCGACGCTGCCCTGCGGGCCGCCCAGGAGGGCGTGCAAGCGGAGCAGGCACGCGGCGACAGCAAGCGCGCCGACGTCATCCTGAGCGTCAAACAGCTCTATTACGGTCTCATCCTCGGCCGCCAGCTTGCCGATGTCCTGCACGACAACCTCGATACTCTCGACCAGGCGCTGTCGAAAACCAAGCGGCGGCTCGACGAAGGCTCCAGCGCCGTAACCGAAATTGACCTGCTCAAACTCCAGGCCGGCCGCGCCCGATTCGCCAGAGGGGTCATCGAGATCGACGCCTCTCTCCCGCTCACGCGCAGCGCGCTCGCCCGAGCCATCGGACTGGATAGTGCGGTCGACTTCGAGATTGCCGATCGTAAACTCAAGCCCATCGACGCGACTATCGAACCGCTCGACAACTACATCGCCGAGGGCCCGAGTCGGCGCCCCGAGACCCGGGCACTGCAAACGGGCATCGCCGCGCAGGTGGCAAGACTCGATCTGGAGGTAGCCGGGTACTATCCGAACGTGTTCGTCACCACCGGTTTTCAGTACGCCTGGGCCGGCAATCGCACGGAGCAGACCAACCCGTTCGCCTACGACCCGTTCAACTTCATTGCGCCCATCTGGATCGTCGGTCTGCAGTGGGATCTCAACGTCTTCATGACGAGCGCCAAGATCGACGGGGCCAGAGCCGAGCTCCAGCGTCTGGAAGCCGCCCGCCGCGAAGCCGCGACCGGCCTCGCCCTCGAAGTGCACAAAGCCTACGCCGGCCTTGTCCAGGCGCGCGACTCGGTGCGCGTTGCCGAGGACGGCCGCAAGGCAGGTCGCGGCCTGCTCCTGCTCACCGTTGCCAATTTCGATCTCGGAATCGGCGAGGCGGAAGAGCTTTTCAAGGCCATCGGTGTGTACACGGAAGCCAGTTCGGATTACCTGCGCGCCGTTTACGACTTCAACGTCGCCGTCGGTCAACTCAGCAAGGCAGTCGGACGCGAACTCGCCGGACTGGAATACTGA